The following proteins are encoded in a genomic region of Mycolicibacterium aromaticivorans JS19b1 = JCM 16368:
- a CDS encoding GAF and ANTAR domain-containing protein yields MGAIRHAELSTVPVALADLVNLIEQQIPVVNYAGIAVPARRVERTPAAVITEHPVIAMLHDAERHGGAGPARDAASSQDTVLVADLTVEGRWPQFTREAARVTSVRSIAALPMHYDRFVLGVLILAAERPEAFDATVLADAADLAALAAGAWSAVVREEQLRRALSSRDDIGQAKGILMERFSITADAAFALLRQLSQESNTPLLDIAQHLIATVI; encoded by the coding sequence ATGGGCGCGATCCGCCACGCGGAGTTGAGCACCGTGCCGGTCGCCCTGGCTGATTTGGTGAATCTGATCGAGCAGCAGATTCCGGTCGTTAACTACGCCGGCATAGCGGTGCCAGCTCGGCGCGTGGAGCGCACGCCCGCAGCGGTCATCACCGAACACCCTGTCATCGCGATGCTGCACGACGCTGAGCGCCATGGTGGGGCAGGTCCGGCTCGGGACGCCGCCAGCAGCCAGGACACCGTCCTCGTCGCTGACCTCACCGTCGAGGGGCGCTGGCCGCAGTTCACCCGCGAAGCCGCTCGGGTGACTTCGGTGCGCAGTATCGCAGCGCTGCCGATGCATTACGACCGGTTCGTGCTGGGGGTACTGATTCTGGCTGCTGAACGACCTGAGGCTTTCGATGCCACCGTCCTCGCGGATGCCGCCGATCTGGCGGCGCTGGCCGCTGGGGCCTGGAGTGCGGTGGTGCGCGAAGAGCAGCTACGCCGCGCCCTGAGCTCCCGCGATGACATCGGTCAAGCCAAAGGCATCCTGATGGAACGCTTCAGCATCACCGCCGATGCCGCCTTCGCGCTGCTGCGTCAGCTTTCTCAAGAATCCAACACCCCCCTGCTCGACATTGCCCAACACCTCATCGCCACCGTCATCTAA
- a CDS encoding magnesium transporter MgtE N-terminal domain-containing protein — MHEVPPDGGAPTASRPVIHLSDLLGRPVVAKAGDAVGRVEDVIVSLRGAEGYPPVTGLVVGIGGRRVYVSSGQITDLTQEHVDLSKNKVDLREFERRDGEVLLRTDVLDHRLIDVAAAELVHAYDIELEDTGAGWVLARLDTRRPARLFGLIKSGGGHASRDWKSFEPLIGHTASVLERAGGRMSKLKPAQIADLLEDADKDEGGEILDRLHSDPELEADVFEELDPDKATKILGDMTDTEVAGVLARMRADDAADAIADLRQSRRRRVLELLPAGQRTKVITLMGFNPSTAGGLMSVDVASCSTDATAAQALSIIAAARAMQPEALLKMHGVNEAGELVGVVSVIRLLQSDPHTPITELLDVDPIRVTPEADLTDVALLMADYNLVAIPVVDEGDRVVGVVTFDDVLEATIPEDWRRREPAPRPIRDVVGAQDGAGHG; from the coding sequence ATGCATGAAGTCCCGCCTGATGGTGGAGCGCCCACGGCGTCACGGCCGGTGATCCATCTGTCCGATCTCCTGGGTCGTCCGGTCGTCGCGAAGGCCGGTGACGCGGTGGGCCGGGTCGAGGACGTCATCGTCAGCCTGCGCGGTGCCGAGGGGTATCCGCCGGTCACCGGCCTGGTGGTAGGGATCGGCGGCCGTCGGGTGTACGTGTCGTCCGGGCAGATCACCGACCTGACCCAGGAACACGTCGATCTGTCGAAGAACAAGGTGGATCTGCGCGAGTTCGAACGCCGTGACGGCGAGGTTCTGTTGCGCACCGACGTCCTCGATCACCGGCTCATCGACGTCGCGGCCGCGGAGTTGGTGCATGCCTACGACATCGAGCTCGAGGACACCGGGGCGGGCTGGGTGCTGGCACGGCTGGATACCCGCCGGCCGGCGCGGCTGTTCGGGTTGATCAAATCCGGTGGGGGGCATGCCAGCCGGGACTGGAAGTCCTTCGAACCGCTCATCGGGCACACGGCGAGCGTGTTGGAGCGCGCGGGCGGGCGGATGTCGAAGCTGAAGCCGGCCCAGATCGCGGACCTGCTGGAGGACGCCGACAAAGACGAGGGTGGAGAAATCCTCGACCGCCTCCACTCCGACCCGGAGTTGGAGGCCGACGTCTTCGAGGAACTCGACCCCGACAAGGCCACCAAGATCCTGGGCGACATGACTGATACCGAGGTCGCCGGGGTATTGGCCCGGATGCGGGCCGACGACGCGGCGGACGCGATCGCCGATCTGCGCCAGTCCCGCCGTCGCCGGGTGCTGGAGCTGCTGCCGGCGGGGCAGCGCACCAAGGTCATCACGCTGATGGGGTTCAACCCCTCGACCGCGGGCGGGTTGATGAGCGTCGACGTGGCGTCGTGTTCGACGGATGCCACTGCCGCGCAAGCTCTTTCGATCATCGCTGCCGCCCGGGCGATGCAACCCGAGGCGTTGCTCAAGATGCACGGGGTCAACGAGGCCGGCGAACTGGTCGGGGTGGTCTCGGTGATCCGGCTGCTGCAATCCGACCCCCACACCCCGATCACCGAGCTGCTCGACGTCGACCCGATCCGAGTCACCCCGGAAGCCGACCTGACCGACGTCGCCCTGCTGATGGCCGACTACAACCTGGTCGCCATCCCCGTCGTCGACGAGGGCGACCGGGTGGTCGGTGTGGTGACCTTCGATGACGTCCTGGAGGCCACCATCCCCGAGGACTGGCGGCGCCGCGAACCCGCGCCGCGCCCGATCCGCGACGTCGTCGGTGCCCAGGACGGGGCCGGTCATGGCTGA
- a CDS encoding Hsp20/alpha crystallin family protein translates to MLVRSDPFRELDRFAQQVSGTAARPAVMPMDAWREGDDLVVEFDLPGIEEQSLDLDVERNVVTVRAQRPEVDPSRNMLATERPRGVFSRQLVLGDNLDTERITASYRGGVLRLQIPVAEKAKPRKITVNQGDRQQQAIDPGQVIDAG, encoded by the coding sequence ATGTTGGTACGCAGTGACCCGTTCCGGGAGTTAGACCGCTTTGCCCAGCAGGTGTCGGGCACCGCGGCTCGTCCGGCAGTGATGCCCATGGATGCCTGGCGGGAAGGCGACGATTTGGTTGTCGAGTTCGATCTGCCCGGCATCGAGGAGCAGTCGTTGGACCTCGATGTCGAGCGCAATGTGGTGACCGTGCGCGCGCAGCGCCCCGAGGTCGATCCCAGCCGGAACATGCTGGCCACGGAACGGCCCCGGGGGGTGTTCAGCCGCCAGCTGGTACTCGGCGACAACCTCGACACCGAGCGGATCACAGCCTCCTACCGCGGCGGTGTGCTGCGGTTGCAGATCCCGGTGGCTGAAAAGGCCAAACCCCGCAAGATCACCGTCAACCAGGGGGATCGTCAGCAGCAGGCCATCGACCCGGGCCAGGTCATCGACGCGGGATAG
- a CDS encoding recombinase family protein — protein sequence MTTILGYARVSTTGQDLDAQLAALAAASVEPDRVFTDKLSGSAKTDRPGLAALLAYARPGDTVVVTAIDRLGRSVAEVTRTIAEFGERRILLRALREGVDTATPTGRAVAAIMATLAELELELGRERRAASRASRRTRCLPATKPPRLSPERQEQLRRLAATGEPVRELAKAFGIGRATAYRYLSAEPMV from the coding sequence ATGACGACGATCCTCGGCTACGCCCGCGTCAGCACCACAGGCCAAGACCTCGACGCCCAACTCGCTGCGCTCGCCGCCGCCAGCGTCGAGCCGGATCGGGTGTTCACCGACAAGCTCTCGGGGTCGGCGAAGACGGACCGGCCGGGACTGGCGGCTCTGCTCGCCTACGCCCGGCCCGGTGACACCGTCGTCGTCACCGCCATCGATCGACTCGGCCGCTCGGTCGCCGAAGTCACCCGCACCATCGCCGAATTCGGAGAGCGACGAATCCTGTTGCGCGCCTTGCGTGAAGGCGTAGATACAGCCACACCGACCGGGCGCGCAGTAGCGGCGATCATGGCGACCCTCGCCGAACTCGAGCTTGAGCTCGGCCGTGAACGCCGAGCTGCATCACGCGCATCACGCCGAACCCGGTGCCTGCCTGCTACCAAGCCACCACGGCTTAGCCCAGAACGGCAAGAACAACTCCGCCGACTCGCTGCTACTGGCGAACCCGTACGAGAACTGGCCAAGGCCTTCGGTATTGGACGGGCGACCGCCTATCGCTACTTGTCGGCAGAGCCGATGGTGTGA
- a CDS encoding cation:proton antiporter, with protein sequence MELLLVVVGAIIVTALADRWGLQPALIIVVTGIAASFLPGFRTPELDSHVLLAVILPPLLFSAAVNFSFPTFIRNIRPILGLGVALVMVTAFAVAAISAWLVVVPLTFGGALVLGAIVAPPDAVTAVAVGRRLGLPKKVMAVLTGESLINDAAALVLFSVAVAQVTGSHTFITNPALLFGYTALLGSAVGAVLGYATLWIRRSLNNPALETVQGLVAPFAAFLLAENVHASGVLAVVAAGFVVGSGTLVAGYQTRLQERYVWNSLDVLLEAFVFAYIGLHLRFVLDDLNEAHESLTSVGLASTIVLAVVVLIRPLSVFVMFGPWLLSQYRDRKATPLAPPLSGRSACATTDTRSPRSGKWWSAIDRRPLSWQDNVVVSWAGMRGVVTLAAAAAVPVTTASGEPFPHRATIQAIAFAVTVGTVLLQGATLPLLIRRLKLAFSEGDTGEDREETLKAERVVHEAAVEVFAHFRAHPPDGIDPKVLDEIRHLVARQSQDADEMPSPESHTLRAEVFAALYREVLRAQRASLIEQRDLGAVDEEAVRAMLDRLDLQEAAVSARLERRI encoded by the coding sequence GTGGAACTGTTACTGGTCGTCGTCGGCGCCATCATCGTCACTGCTCTCGCTGATCGATGGGGACTGCAGCCCGCGTTGATTATTGTGGTGACCGGCATCGCGGCGTCGTTTTTGCCGGGTTTCCGCACACCGGAACTCGATTCGCACGTCCTGCTCGCCGTCATCCTCCCGCCCTTACTCTTTTCGGCTGCGGTGAACTTCTCCTTCCCCACCTTCATCCGCAATATCCGTCCAATTCTGGGCTTGGGTGTCGCGTTGGTGATGGTGACCGCCTTCGCCGTTGCTGCCATCTCGGCGTGGCTTGTAGTCGTTCCGCTGACCTTTGGCGGTGCGCTGGTGTTGGGTGCGATCGTCGCGCCACCGGATGCGGTCACCGCCGTCGCCGTCGGCCGAAGGCTCGGGCTGCCAAAGAAAGTCATGGCTGTCCTGACCGGTGAGAGCCTGATCAACGATGCCGCGGCACTGGTGTTGTTCTCCGTTGCCGTCGCGCAGGTCACCGGCAGTCATACGTTCATCACCAACCCGGCTCTGCTGTTCGGCTACACCGCACTGCTCGGTTCGGCTGTGGGTGCGGTGCTGGGCTACGCCACGCTATGGATCAGGAGAAGTCTCAACAACCCGGCACTAGAGACAGTCCAAGGACTCGTGGCGCCGTTTGCGGCCTTCCTGCTCGCAGAGAACGTACACGCTTCCGGCGTGCTGGCGGTGGTCGCCGCTGGATTCGTCGTCGGCTCGGGCACCCTCGTCGCCGGCTACCAGACGCGCCTGCAGGAACGCTATGTGTGGAATTCACTCGATGTGTTGTTGGAGGCATTCGTATTCGCCTACATCGGACTGCATCTGCGTTTCGTTCTCGACGACCTGAACGAGGCGCACGAATCGTTGACCAGCGTAGGGCTGGCGTCGACGATTGTGCTCGCCGTCGTGGTGCTGATCCGACCGCTGTCGGTGTTCGTGATGTTCGGACCCTGGCTGTTGTCTCAGTACCGTGACCGCAAGGCGACGCCCCTAGCGCCGCCGCTGAGCGGCAGGAGCGCCTGCGCAACTACAGACACTCGCTCACCTCGATCGGGCAAATGGTGGTCGGCAATCGACCGCCGCCCCTTGTCCTGGCAAGACAACGTTGTGGTGTCGTGGGCGGGAATGCGCGGTGTGGTGACTTTGGCCGCGGCCGCCGCGGTTCCGGTGACCACAGCCAGCGGCGAACCGTTCCCCCACCGAGCGACGATTCAGGCGATCGCATTCGCGGTCACTGTCGGCACGGTGTTACTGCAGGGCGCGACGTTACCGCTGCTGATCCGACGGTTGAAATTAGCCTTCAGTGAGGGCGATACGGGCGAAGACCGAGAGGAAACGCTCAAGGCCGAACGCGTCGTTCACGAGGCTGCAGTCGAAGTCTTCGCCCACTTTCGCGCGCACCCACCAGACGGGATTGACCCAAAGGTGCTCGACGAGATTCGTCATTTGGTAGCGCGCCAGTCTCAGGACGCTGATGAAATGCCCAGCCCAGAAAGTCACACCCTGCGCGCTGAAGTGTTCGCGGCGCTATACCGGGAGGTGCTACGAGCCCAACGGGCGTCGCTCATCGAACAGCGCGACCTCGGTGCAGTCGACGAGGAAGCGGTGCGGGCGATGCTTGACCGGCTGGACCTGCAGGAAGCGGCGGTTTCAGCGCGCTTGGAGCGCCGGATCTAA
- a CDS encoding MerR family transcriptional regulator — protein sequence MTTPHHSARPAPDQAVYAISVAAELTGAPIQSIRLWERHGLLTPHRTPGGTRRYSANDLARITRITALAGAGINITGIGRILDLEDTNTALRARYGDGG from the coding sequence ATGACCACACCACACCACAGCGCCAGGCCGGCCCCCGACCAGGCGGTCTATGCGATCTCCGTGGCCGCCGAGTTGACCGGAGCGCCGATTCAATCCATCCGCTTATGGGAACGACACGGTTTGCTCACCCCGCACCGCACTCCCGGGGGAACCCGCCGCTACAGCGCCAACGACCTGGCCCGCATCACCCGCATCACCGCCCTGGCCGGCGCCGGGATCAACATCACGGGGATCGGCCGCATCCTGGACCTCGAAGACACCAACACTGCCCTCCGTGCCCGCTACGGCGACGGTGGGTAG